From Pontibacillus halophilus JSM 076056 = DSM 19796, one genomic window encodes:
- a CDS encoding ABC transporter permease, which yields MSINSLILKNLRKNLRHYYLYVFALIFSVALYFSFVTLQFDPQIDSETGSVKGEAGIRVASYLLLAIVGVFLLYANSIFVKRRSREIGLFQLVGMTKGRVFRIVSFENLILYCGSFLLGVGIGFTVSKLTKMILFKVTGVSGIAQLNFSVDALLQSLLVFAVLYVLISIMNAVFIKRHNILSLFRVVSSTETKVGRITVWEIIMGVLGFLLILSGYYVSSTLFSGSLGSINTLFLKMMYTLASVIVGTYFFYKGSVRFITNLLRKRKGGYLNVNEVLSLSSIMFRMKSNAFVLTIITTVSALAIGLLSLSYISYYSTETNAKERIPFDFAMTTNETTNEFKAALDEEGIQYEEINREIVMANVKVEDILAEDYEEGSFNPNEMTISIISEATVDGIDVAVDEMYFSGYSDLLANVIRMNEQGTVSLQTKEDSYDMSYLGMKEDSYVTWTFNMGGLPTGIVDEEQFAALQQEQDPTLQKESSFLVGMNLIHSNDKEKALSLFRDLGYRQNDNAYSQEDHKQLLRQAFGLSMFIVGYLGLAFLTTSGCILYFKQMGEGEEEQPNYVILRKLGYTQRDLLRGIRGKQLFSFGIPLLVGLIHSYFAVKSGWFYFGTELWAPMVIVMIVYTLLYSGFGALSVLYYKKLIRHSL from the coding sequence ATGAGCATTAACTCACTTATTCTAAAGAATTTAAGAAAGAATCTTCGTCACTATTACTTATACGTATTTGCACTGATCTTTAGCGTTGCCCTCTATTTCTCCTTCGTCACACTTCAGTTTGATCCACAGATTGACAGTGAGACTGGGAGCGTTAAAGGAGAAGCTGGCATTCGAGTAGCCTCTTATCTCCTATTGGCCATTGTTGGTGTTTTCTTGCTCTATGCCAACTCCATTTTCGTTAAGCGGCGAAGTCGAGAAATTGGTCTCTTCCAACTTGTGGGTATGACGAAAGGACGCGTATTTCGCATTGTTAGCTTCGAGAACTTGATTCTTTACTGTGGTTCCTTCCTCTTAGGAGTAGGAATTGGATTTACGGTTTCGAAACTTACGAAGATGATTCTGTTCAAAGTGACAGGAGTAAGTGGGATAGCACAGCTCAATTTCTCAGTGGATGCGCTCCTCCAATCCCTACTCGTATTCGCTGTATTGTATGTTCTTATCAGTATCATGAATGCTGTATTTATAAAGCGCCACAACATCCTCTCCCTCTTTAGAGTGGTCTCCTCGACAGAAACAAAAGTAGGTCGGATTACAGTATGGGAGATTATTATGGGAGTTCTAGGGTTCTTGCTCATCCTTTCTGGTTATTACGTATCCTCCACCCTGTTTAGTGGGTCTCTCGGCTCCATAAACACACTCTTTCTTAAGATGATGTACACATTAGCATCTGTTATTGTAGGTACGTATTTCTTCTACAAAGGGTCCGTACGGTTTATTACGAACTTACTACGGAAGCGTAAGGGTGGATATTTAAATGTGAATGAGGTTCTTTCCCTTTCATCCATTATGTTTCGAATGAAATCAAATGCATTCGTCCTCACGATTATTACGACTGTTTCTGCACTTGCAATTGGGTTATTAAGCCTGAGTTATATCTCGTATTATTCGACGGAAACAAATGCAAAGGAACGAATTCCGTTCGACTTCGCTATGACAACAAATGAAACCACAAATGAATTCAAAGCAGCTCTCGACGAAGAAGGAATTCAATACGAAGAGATTAATAGAGAGATTGTTATGGCAAATGTGAAGGTAGAGGACATTTTAGCTGAGGATTATGAGGAAGGTTCTTTTAACCCCAATGAGATGACGATCTCAATCATTAGTGAAGCTACCGTAGATGGAATCGATGTAGCGGTAGATGAGATGTATTTCTCAGGGTATAGTGACCTGTTAGCCAATGTCATTCGAATGAATGAACAGGGTACAGTCTCCCTACAAACAAAAGAAGATTCGTACGATATGAGTTATTTGGGGATGAAGGAAGATTCCTATGTGACTTGGACATTTAACATGGGTGGCTTGCCAACAGGAATTGTCGATGAAGAACAGTTCGCAGCTCTTCAACAAGAGCAAGACCCAACTCTTCAGAAGGAATCATCCTTTCTCGTAGGAATGAATCTCATCCACTCAAACGACAAGGAGAAGGCTCTATCCCTCTTTAGAGATCTTGGTTACAGGCAGAATGACAACGCCTATTCCCAAGAAGATCATAAACAACTGCTGCGTCAAGCCTTTGGACTATCGATGTTTATCGTTGGCTATCTTGGACTCGCCTTTCTCACAACATCAGGCTGCATCCTCTATTTCAAGCAAATGGGTGAAGGTGAAGAAGAACAGCCAAACTATGTGATTCTAAGGAAACTCGGATACACCCAACGCGATCTCCTACGTGGCATTCGAGGCAAGCAACTATTCAGCTTTGGAATCCCACTGTTGGTGGGTTTAATTCACAGCTACTTTGCAGTGAAATCAGGATGGTTTTACTTCGGGACGGAGTTATGGGCGCCCATGGTCATCGTGATGATTGTCTACACCCTACTCTACTCTGGCTTTGGAGCCTTATCTGTGTTGTACTACAAGAAACTTATACGCCACTCCTTATAA
- a CDS encoding BCCT family transporter: protein MRNVSVVFWYSVTICALFVLIGAVAPNQLETWSSTATTFISDKFGWYYLILFVLIFFFCVFITFSRFGKIRLGKEGERPEFNLPTWFAMLFSAGMGMGMVFWTTSEPISHAFKQSPNAPLGSDMAIKESMQYSFFHWGVSAWAVYGIVALVLAYFKFHKGYPGLVSATLTPIFGERAMQGLPGKLIDTLAIVATVFGVAATLGFGSAQINEGLSFVFNTPATFTVQLLVLFISTVLFIISAYSGVHKGIKYLSNINMGLGFVLLIMLFIAGPTLYILNMFTNTLGNYITNFFDMSFRIAPLNEENRSWINSWTIFYWAWWISWSPFVGIFIARISRGRTLREFMLGVLLVPSIICFIFFAVFGVSAINLEQNGIAQISQYALETATFGMLEYYPLGTIMSFITIIVIAIFFITSADSATFVLGMLSSSGSIEPSSFVKIVWGIMLSSMAGIIVYFGGTQGLQNLLIISALPFSVVVLLMCGSFYKAASRELAQTKKPHSKKRSANAREKVSST, encoded by the coding sequence ATGAGGAATGTATCAGTTGTGTTTTGGTATTCAGTTACCATCTGTGCCTTGTTTGTCTTAATTGGAGCCGTGGCACCAAACCAATTGGAAACGTGGTCGAGTACTGCAACTACTTTTATATCGGATAAATTTGGTTGGTATTATTTGATTTTATTTGTGCTAATCTTTTTCTTTTGCGTGTTTATTACGTTTTCCCGCTTTGGAAAGATTCGACTTGGGAAAGAAGGAGAACGTCCCGAATTCAATTTGCCAACTTGGTTCGCCATGTTATTTAGCGCTGGCATGGGTATGGGAATGGTGTTCTGGACAACTTCTGAACCAATATCCCACGCATTTAAACAGTCGCCTAATGCGCCGTTAGGAAGCGATATGGCGATTAAAGAATCCATGCAGTATTCTTTCTTCCATTGGGGAGTTTCCGCATGGGCGGTATATGGAATTGTCGCCCTGGTCTTAGCTTACTTCAAATTCCATAAGGGTTATCCTGGACTAGTAAGTGCAACATTGACTCCTATTTTTGGGGAGAGGGCCATGCAGGGGCTACCAGGTAAGTTGATTGATACATTGGCCATTGTAGCAACTGTATTTGGAGTCGCTGCAACACTCGGTTTCGGTTCTGCTCAAATAAACGAAGGTTTGTCGTTCGTGTTCAATACTCCGGCTACATTTACTGTACAATTACTTGTTCTATTCATTTCAACTGTGCTATTCATCATCTCAGCCTACTCTGGCGTACATAAAGGGATTAAATACTTGTCCAACATTAATATGGGATTGGGTTTTGTTCTGTTGATTATGCTATTCATTGCAGGGCCAACGCTATATATCTTAAATATGTTTACAAATACGCTAGGTAACTATATTACGAATTTCTTTGATATGAGTTTTCGAATTGCACCTCTTAACGAAGAGAATCGGTCATGGATTAATAGTTGGACAATCTTTTACTGGGCATGGTGGATATCGTGGTCTCCGTTTGTGGGGATCTTTATAGCTCGTATCTCTAGAGGACGTACGTTAAGAGAATTTATGCTAGGCGTCTTACTTGTTCCTTCCATTATTTGCTTTATCTTCTTTGCTGTATTCGGAGTATCAGCTATAAACCTAGAACAAAACGGAATTGCGCAAATCTCTCAGTATGCGTTAGAGACCGCAACATTTGGGATGCTTGAATATTATCCTCTCGGTACCATCATGTCTTTCATTACAATTATCGTCATTGCTATTTTCTTTATCACATCTGCAGATTCAGCGACGTTTGTACTCGGAATGCTAAGTTCATCAGGTTCCATCGAGCCTTCTAGCTTCGTTAAGATTGTGTGGGGCATTATGCTGTCTTCCATGGCAGGTATTATTGTTTACTTTGGAGGCACACAAGGGTTACAGAATTTACTTATCATATCCGCGCTCCCGTTTTCCGTTGTTGTCTTGCTTATGTGCGGTTCTTTCTACAAAGCCGCTAGTCGAGAACTAGCTCAAACTAAGAAGCCACATTCTAAGAAACGAAGTGCTAACGCAAGAGAAAAAGTGTCGAGCACGTAA
- a CDS encoding sensor histidine kinase produces the protein MKERRTHVVPNVLLGLHVAMYISQWLPYVYGGMAGVLVAFLLDRRKRVRRVPVDIKNAYVLWGIMLVWVLGYVANHTLMDLLIIVSSLCLYAWSEVLIERRRVMEARHASLERQLNDLDHTFWELRKERHDYVKHIASLEHLLEEKRFNEASEYVGRLSQSYEDVSRTVSGETALTAGLLQTYERRANASDLTFSLALHYPLASILQDQTHVTQLMENVLRNAFEAAEAYKRKDNSASVTLSLQRKSAFSILTVSNDTESIPAEVLDHLYKTPGYSTKGTRGRGVGASIIADLIKENNGHLDFTHKQNTFTLKIKLPLVV, from the coding sequence ATGAAGGAGAGAAGAACACATGTGGTGCCAAATGTATTGCTTGGGCTTCATGTAGCGATGTACATAAGTCAATGGCTCCCGTATGTATATGGAGGAATGGCAGGCGTTCTGGTTGCCTTTCTGTTAGATAGACGAAAGCGTGTTAGAAGGGTGCCAGTCGACATAAAGAACGCGTACGTTCTGTGGGGGATAATGCTGGTTTGGGTTCTCGGATATGTGGCCAATCACACGCTTATGGATTTGCTTATCATAGTGAGTTCTTTGTGTTTGTATGCATGGAGTGAAGTCCTCATTGAAAGACGACGGGTAATGGAAGCCCGTCACGCTTCGTTAGAGAGACAGCTAAACGATTTAGATCACACGTTCTGGGAGCTGCGTAAAGAACGCCATGATTACGTAAAGCACATCGCTAGTTTAGAGCATTTGTTGGAGGAGAAGCGATTTAATGAAGCATCCGAGTATGTAGGGCGGTTGAGTCAATCCTATGAGGATGTTAGTCGAACTGTGTCAGGGGAAACGGCACTAACGGCGGGGCTTCTTCAAACCTATGAAAGGCGAGCGAACGCGTCTGATCTTACATTTTCTTTAGCATTGCATTATCCACTAGCCTCCATCCTGCAGGACCAAACGCATGTCACCCAACTTATGGAGAATGTCCTTCGTAATGCATTTGAAGCGGCAGAAGCGTATAAGAGAAAGGACAATTCAGCATCAGTCACACTCTCTCTTCAACGGAAGAGTGCATTCTCGATTCTAACTGTCTCCAATGACACGGAATCCATTCCTGCAGAAGTGTTAGACCATCTTTATAAGACTCCTGGGTATTCTACGAAAGGTACTCGCGGGAGGGGAGTAGGCGCTTCTATTATTGCTGATCTTATTAAAGAGAACAATGGCCATTTGGATTTCACCCATAAACAAAACACATTCACACTGAAAATTAAGCTACCGTTAGTTGTATGA
- a CDS encoding LytR/AlgR family response regulator transcription factor, whose product MITVGIVDDRELDLEKVLSIIQQQEDMEIVFSSTSAKEAYEFVKEHPLDLLIADIEMPELSGYELADLIHTHALDIHVIFVTAHSGYAVHAFELNVHDYIMKPYRKERLIQSLERYREKNRSGEMKGNLFIKQKSEIHIVPKKEIQFIERTGRSSTIYTVKGPVTTYQTLNELEGELRERDFIRSHRSFIINIHYVKSFSLYAKNSYTVIFEGIQESALITKSQLDYIQNYYF is encoded by the coding sequence TTGATTACAGTAGGCATTGTTGATGATCGAGAGCTAGACTTAGAGAAAGTCTTGAGTATCATTCAACAACAGGAAGATATGGAGATTGTGTTTTCAAGCACATCAGCGAAGGAAGCCTATGAATTTGTGAAAGAACATCCGCTTGATTTACTCATTGCTGATATTGAAATGCCCGAACTGTCAGGTTATGAATTGGCAGATCTTATCCATACACATGCTTTAGACATACACGTGATCTTTGTGACGGCACATAGTGGGTATGCCGTTCATGCCTTTGAGCTAAATGTTCATGATTACATTATGAAGCCCTATCGCAAGGAACGGCTGATCCAATCTCTAGAACGATACCGAGAAAAGAATCGGTCAGGAGAAATGAAAGGGAATCTGTTCATTAAACAAAAGTCAGAGATTCATATTGTTCCAAAGAAAGAAATTCAATTTATTGAACGAACAGGACGGTCTTCAACCATTTACACAGTTAAAGGGCCTGTAACGACCTATCAAACGCTTAATGAATTGGAAGGGGAACTGAGAGAACGAGATTTCATCCGCTCTCATCGGTCGTTTATTATTAACATTCATTACGTGAAGAGCTTTTCACTTTATGCGAAGAATTCCTATACAGTCATTTTTGAAGGGATTCAAGAATCAGCGCTAATCACGAAAAGTCAACTGGACTATATTCAAAATTATTACTTTTAG
- a CDS encoding ATP-binding cassette domain-containing protein — protein MIEINEVTKTFPHKKKPITALNHVNLTVKEGQVVGLLGENGAGKTTLLRAIATMLTPTSGQILVGGHDTVRHARHVKQLIGVLFGGETGLYDRLTARENLTYFGTLYGLSKHETKVAIDELTTRFGMKDYLDRRVGNFSKGMRQKVAIARTLIHDPAIILLDEPTTGLDITSSNVFRELILQLKKQGKTLLFSSHIMEEVQALCDSVVMMHKGQVVYEGQLEVLYHHEDSEDLNYIFMSKLARGHSA, from the coding sequence ATGATTGAAATCAATGAAGTAACAAAGACATTTCCACATAAGAAGAAGCCCATTACGGCTTTGAACCATGTAAATTTGACGGTTAAAGAAGGTCAGGTTGTTGGGTTACTTGGGGAGAATGGAGCGGGTAAAACGACGCTGTTACGCGCCATTGCAACCATGTTAACGCCGACGAGCGGTCAAATTCTCGTAGGAGGTCACGATACCGTTAGACACGCGAGACACGTTAAACAACTCATCGGTGTTCTGTTCGGCGGTGAGACTGGATTATATGACCGCTTAACCGCAAGAGAGAATTTAACCTACTTCGGAACGCTCTATGGTCTCTCAAAACACGAGACAAAGGTAGCAATCGATGAACTGACAACACGCTTCGGAATGAAAGATTACTTAGACCGGCGAGTTGGCAACTTCTCCAAAGGAATGCGTCAGAAGGTCGCCATTGCTCGTACGCTCATTCATGACCCTGCTATCATTCTTCTTGATGAGCCAACAACTGGGCTTGATATTACGTCGAGTAACGTATTTAGAGAATTGATTCTTCAATTAAAGAAGCAGGGAAAGACCTTACTCTTCTCCAGTCACATCATGGAAGAAGTTCAGGCTTTATGCGATTCTGTTGTAATGATGCATAAAGGGCAAGTGGTTTATGAAGGGCAGCTAGAAGTTCTTTACCATCATGAAGACTCAGAGGATTTAAATTATATCTTTATGTCTAAACTCGCCAGGGGGCATTCAGCATGA
- a CDS encoding ABC transporter permease — translation MMWRMYVKEITDALRDRRTLVLTFLIPIFTMSALVLFYESMISDNSDETYQVAVLKSEMKEMEQVFAGVDQVELSKVNDVGDIRTGVEEGEYKLGIITSGFSIDSLAEEGIQEITLHGDSTSTDTSTLMSLVENQFNVLEQQYVEERLTSNGVNSSVLEAIVVNAESVEYNSDNLTATLMLAYLLPMLVSISVATGAMPISADIIAGEKERKTLEALLMTPVSRSKVLISKWLTVSTIGFLAGVTSLTIVVVETFFFTDNLQEALTFEDNLGFIILSFVLLAIGFGMFIGAILIVISILSKTVKEMNSYASPVIMITVAPTFFLMSRGANEVATIDFVVPFMSIYMILKELLLGITDFTHIGLALGSTLLYGIIIIFIGRVLFHKDRWVVSS, via the coding sequence ATGATGTGGCGTATGTATGTAAAGGAAATAACAGACGCTTTGAGAGACCGAAGAACACTAGTCTTAACCTTTCTCATCCCTATCTTCACCATGTCTGCACTTGTCCTCTTTTATGAAAGTATGATCTCAGACAACTCGGATGAGACGTATCAGGTCGCTGTTCTCAAATCTGAAATGAAAGAGATGGAACAAGTATTTGCAGGGGTTGACCAAGTTGAGCTTTCGAAAGTTAATGATGTTGGAGACATCCGTACTGGGGTTGAAGAAGGAGAGTATAAGTTAGGCATTATCACTTCCGGCTTCTCTATTGACTCACTGGCGGAAGAAGGGATTCAGGAGATTACGTTACACGGAGACTCGACAAGCACGGATACGTCCACACTCATGTCGCTCGTTGAGAATCAGTTCAACGTATTAGAGCAGCAATACGTCGAAGAACGACTTACGTCAAATGGAGTAAATTCCTCTGTGTTAGAAGCGATTGTAGTGAATGCAGAAAGTGTGGAATATAACAGCGACAACTTGACCGCTACATTGATGCTCGCTTACTTGCTGCCAATGCTCGTCTCTATATCGGTTGCGACAGGCGCAATGCCTATATCTGCAGACATTATTGCTGGAGAAAAGGAGCGTAAGACGCTAGAAGCTTTACTTATGACGCCTGTCAGTCGTAGTAAAGTGTTAATTTCAAAATGGTTAACCGTTTCTACAATCGGCTTTCTAGCTGGCGTTACCTCGCTAACCATCGTTGTGGTAGAAACGTTCTTCTTCACGGACAACTTGCAAGAAGCTTTAACCTTCGAGGATAACCTTGGCTTCATCATTCTCTCCTTCGTGTTACTAGCCATTGGCTTTGGTATGTTTATTGGTGCGATCTTAATCGTTATCAGCATCCTATCTAAAACGGTTAAAGAAATGAATAGTTATGCGAGCCCAGTCATTATGATTACCGTTGCGCCTACTTTCTTCCTCATGTCAAGAGGAGCTAATGAAGTTGCAACGATCGACTTTGTTGTACCATTTATGAGCATCTACATGATCTTGAAAGAGCTACTCTTAGGAATTACAGATTTCACCCACATCGGATTAGCACTCGGAAGTACGTTACTTTACGGAATCATCATTATCTTTATTGGTCGTGTGCTGTTCCATAAAGACCGTTGGGTGGTATCGAGTTAG
- a CDS encoding DUF456 domain-containing protein encodes MELLFWVLIVASFIVSYVGLIFPILPSPLFLWGSILLYHFGINSSNLSVWFWITAIVLTLILFVADIIVNSKMVKQYGGSKWGERVAAIGVIIGSFVIPPFGVIILPFLFVFIVEMVQEQDLQQAWRASVGALLGFLGGTLAKFIIQTLIILLFVGAVVFSFI; translated from the coding sequence ATGGAATTATTGTTTTGGGTTTTAATTGTTGCAAGTTTTATTGTCAGTTATGTGGGATTAATCTTCCCTATTTTGCCAAGCCCGCTCTTTTTGTGGGGAAGCATACTCCTGTATCACTTTGGAATCAATTCATCGAATCTATCTGTCTGGTTCTGGATTACCGCCATCGTATTAACCCTCATTCTATTTGTAGCGGATATTATCGTAAATAGTAAAATGGTGAAGCAATATGGAGGAAGTAAATGGGGAGAGCGCGTCGCCGCTATTGGAGTCATTATTGGCTCTTTCGTCATTCCGCCATTTGGCGTCATCATTCTTCCGTTTCTCTTTGTCTTTATCGTAGAAATGGTGCAAGAACAAGACCTTCAGCAAGCCTGGCGTGCATCAGTAGGTGCGTTGCTCGGATTCCTAGGAGGCACCCTTGCCAAGTTTATTATTCAAACGTTGATTATTCTTCTATTCGTAGGCGCAGTTGTCTTTTCGTTTATCTAA
- a CDS encoding SDR family oxidoreductase encodes MSKLAIVTGVGRSEGIGAAVCRELAQEGIHLLFTYWGSYDHEVYGQSEEAWSTRFQTELCSYGVVSKGIEVDLSHPDAYASILTEATEMGEPTILINNATVSIETNYESLTAAMLDRHYEVNMRSTFLLSCEFAKFLKEKELRDGRIINFTSGQDQGPMPNHLAYAATKGAVSAFTSSLSIEVAHFGCTVNAINPGPTDTGWMTEEMKEHLQLKFAMGRVGEPADAARLVGFLVRPESSWITGQVLHSEGGYQRS; translated from the coding sequence GTGTCAAAGTTAGCCATCGTAACAGGAGTGGGGCGTTCTGAGGGGATAGGAGCTGCTGTTTGCAGAGAACTTGCTCAAGAAGGGATACATCTACTATTCACCTACTGGGGTTCTTATGATCATGAAGTGTATGGGCAATCAGAGGAAGCATGGTCGACTAGGTTTCAGACGGAGTTGTGTAGTTATGGAGTCGTTAGTAAAGGGATAGAAGTAGACTTATCACACCCGGACGCTTATGCTTCCATCCTTACTGAGGCAACAGAGATGGGGGAACCCACCATCCTTATTAATAATGCCACTGTATCCATTGAGACAAATTACGAATCATTAACCGCCGCAATGCTTGACCGGCATTACGAAGTTAATATGAGAAGCACGTTTTTGTTAAGTTGTGAGTTTGCGAAGTTCTTGAAGGAGAAGGAATTGAGGGATGGCCGAATCATCAACTTTACATCAGGTCAAGACCAGGGACCAATGCCGAACCATCTCGCATATGCAGCTACGAAAGGGGCAGTCTCTGCATTTACTTCATCTTTATCAATCGAGGTAGCCCATTTCGGTTGTACCGTCAATGCCATCAACCCAGGTCCCACGGATACGGGCTGGATGACAGAAGAGATGAAAGAGCATCTACAGTTAAAGTTCGCAATGGGCAGGGTCGGGGAGCCAGCTGATGCAGCTCGTTTAGTTGGATTTCTAGTTCGACCAGAGTCAAGTTGGATTACAGGACAAGTACTCCATTCAGAAGGAGGCTATCAGAGAAGTTAA
- a CDS encoding SDR family NAD(P)-dependent oxidoreductase has protein sequence MGRVVIITGSASGIGQEAARKFASKGDSVVLGDYNAELGQETALKLQEEGYTTHFVKTDVSNYEDVERLVDEAVTKFGTVDVMVNNAGIGMPTSILETNLENYHKVIDVNQHGVAYGIMLAAQKMKGLNVKGVIINISSVYGYLASPKTFAYHATKGAVNMMTKSAALELAPHGIRVVAVAPGIVDTPILDGYRNAGLIDGMKKKVLGEELTTPEQLADSIYLVSLEEANAMNGNTVMADHGYASFK, from the coding sequence ATGGGTAGAGTTGTAATAATCACAGGAAGTGCAAGTGGAATAGGGCAAGAAGCTGCACGGAAATTTGCAAGCAAAGGGGATTCTGTTGTTCTTGGGGATTATAACGCGGAACTAGGTCAAGAAACAGCGCTTAAACTACAGGAAGAAGGGTACACTACTCACTTCGTGAAAACAGACGTTTCTAACTATGAAGACGTTGAAAGACTTGTAGACGAAGCGGTGACAAAGTTCGGAACAGTTGATGTGATGGTCAACAATGCAGGGATTGGCATGCCAACTTCAATCCTTGAGACAAACTTAGAGAATTATCATAAAGTAATTGATGTGAATCAACACGGTGTTGCGTATGGGATTATGCTTGCCGCTCAGAAGATGAAGGGGCTAAATGTCAAAGGGGTTATCATTAACATTTCATCGGTTTACGGATACCTAGCCTCACCGAAAACATTCGCCTATCATGCGACCAAGGGAGCGGTGAACATGATGACGAAGTCGGCAGCGCTTGAATTGGCGCCACATGGGATTCGCGTTGTGGCCGTAGCTCCTGGTATTGTCGATACACCAATATTAGATGGATACCGAAACGCCGGATTAATTGATGGAATGAAAAAGAAGGTGCTTGGAGAAGAATTGACGACACCAGAACAATTAGCGGACTCGATTTACCTTGTATCTTTGGAAGAAGCTAACGCAATGAACGGCAATACGGTTATGGCCGACCATGGCTATGCATCCTTTAAATAA
- the sppA gene encoding signal peptide peptidase SppA, with translation MNKRIIAVAIAGALLIIAGLSEALSATRSSGGIADTSREMLAGNMASQEKIIEQGSANSRIARIEVDGAITSGQGTSPLGSVGYNHDKFLEKLEQIQEDDTIKGVLLYVNSPGGGVFESAQIHDKLQEMKEDGKKLYVSMGGMAASGGYYISAPADVIYASNETLTGSLGVIMQSINYKELANEYGIKFNTIKSGEFKDIMSPAKEMSDEDRAILQELVDESYQGFVDVISEGRGMSEEQVREIADGRIYSGQQAMDNGLVDEIGFEEDALNALKKAIGGNPQVVEYKTNGGSLFGFPLDIQSFLPNSDVKWIEQLIQQRQGPTLMYMYAE, from the coding sequence ATGAACAAGCGTATTATTGCGGTGGCTATAGCCGGTGCATTGCTTATTATTGCTGGATTAAGTGAAGCATTAAGTGCAACAAGGTCGAGTGGCGGCATCGCTGACACATCAAGAGAGATGTTAGCAGGTAACATGGCATCTCAGGAGAAGATCATCGAGCAAGGATCTGCGAATTCTCGGATTGCTCGGATTGAAGTGGATGGAGCGATTACGAGCGGTCAAGGCACTAGTCCACTTGGAAGTGTCGGATACAATCATGATAAGTTTCTAGAGAAACTAGAGCAAATTCAAGAAGACGACACCATTAAAGGAGTTCTTCTCTATGTGAATTCCCCAGGTGGAGGCGTGTTCGAGAGCGCTCAAATCCATGATAAATTGCAAGAAATGAAAGAAGACGGAAAGAAACTGTACGTGTCCATGGGTGGCATGGCGGCATCAGGAGGGTATTACATTTCTGCTCCTGCTGATGTGATCTATGCCTCAAATGAAACGTTGACGGGCTCTTTAGGTGTTATCATGCAAAGCATCAACTATAAAGAATTGGCTAATGAGTACGGCATTAAGTTCAACACAATAAAGAGCGGTGAATTCAAAGACATTATGAGTCCCGCGAAAGAGATGAGTGATGAAGACCGCGCTATCCTTCAAGAACTTGTGGATGAATCCTATCAAGGATTTGTAGATGTCATTAGTGAAGGACGCGGTATGTCGGAAGAGCAAGTACGTGAAATCGCAGATGGACGTATTTACAGCGGACAGCAAGCAATGGACAACGGACTTGTTGACGAAATTGGGTTTGAGGAAGATGCATTAAACGCATTGAAGAAGGCAATTGGCGGAAATCCTCAAGTCGTTGAGTATAAAACGAATGGCGGCAGCTTGTTTGGCTTTCCACTAGATATTCAAAGCTTCCTGCCTAACAGTGACGTGAAGTGGATTGAGCAACTTATACAACAGCGTCAAGGACCAACCTTGATGTACATGTATGCAGAGTAA
- a CDS encoding RDD family protein → MDTVEHTNPTSNLKEVLSSNQDAMYRFLYAGFLTRFFAYLIDLLVVYSINAIITRPLLSAFNLTEAKLYIDLLSVMNITTSLVFFLYFILMTFFFQATLGKMAFGLKVVSLKGNALTKWQIVTRELFGRYISMAAAGIPYLVVAFTKKHQGIHDLFADTSVLKESLKDLNDELHTTFKKAE, encoded by the coding sequence ATGGATACTGTTGAGCACACCAATCCAACATCAAATTTGAAGGAAGTCCTCTCTTCGAATCAAGACGCTATGTACCGCTTTTTGTACGCTGGTTTTCTAACGCGTTTCTTTGCGTACTTAATCGACTTACTTGTTGTGTACAGCATAAATGCAATTATTACGAGACCACTTCTAAGTGCATTTAACCTGACAGAAGCGAAGTTGTATATTGATTTATTAAGCGTAATGAACATCACCACATCGCTCGTATTCTTTCTGTACTTCATTCTCATGACTTTCTTCTTCCAAGCAACGCTTGGGAAGATGGCATTTGGTCTTAAGGTTGTCTCGTTGAAAGGGAACGCCTTAACGAAGTGGCAAATCGTCACGAGAGAATTATTTGGTCGTTACATTAGTATGGCAGCCGCCGGAATTCCTTATCTTGTCGTAGCCTTTACAAAGAAACACCAAGGCATTCATGACTTATTTGCTGATACGTCTGTATTAAAGGAATCTCTAAAGGATTTAAACGACGAACTTCATACCACTTTCAAGAAAGCAGAGTAG